A window of candidate division WOR-3 bacterium contains these coding sequences:
- the nadC gene encoding carboxylating nicotinate-nucleotide diphosphorylase: MFRRISPAKWQETIVRLSLVEDIGAGDITSQLTIPAGLQARGMIVCHADGVLAGIEVCGKVFRTVDRYLQFRPLVTDGKKIRDGTRVALVSGACRSILAAERTALNFLCRLSGIATLTARYVKAVAGTRARILDTRKTTPGWRALEKYAVRCGGGYNHRMGLYDMVLIKDNHVAAVGSLAEALRRTQRSQFPVEVEVKTLAQLREALQAGARLVMLDNMNLAQMRRAVELARGRAKLEASGGMTLKRVRRVARTGVDYISVGALTHSAPALDLSLELTV, translated from the coding sequence ATGTTCCGACGAATCTCACCTGCGAAATGGCAGGAGACCATTGTCAGGCTCTCGCTGGTTGAGGACATCGGCGCCGGCGATATCACGTCCCAGCTCACGATACCGGCCGGGCTACAGGCACGTGGCATGATCGTGTGCCACGCTGATGGCGTGCTCGCCGGCATCGAAGTCTGCGGCAAGGTTTTCAGGACAGTGGACCGGTATCTGCAATTCCGGCCGCTTGTTACCGACGGTAAGAAGATTCGAGACGGTACGAGAGTTGCGCTCGTTTCCGGCGCGTGCCGCTCAATCCTTGCGGCCGAGCGCACTGCGTTGAATTTCCTGTGTCGTCTCTCCGGCATTGCTACGCTGACGGCAAGGTATGTCAAGGCCGTTGCAGGAACCAGGGCGAGAATACTCGACACAAGGAAGACCACGCCTGGGTGGCGGGCGTTGGAGAAGTATGCAGTCCGATGCGGTGGCGGGTACAATCACCGTATGGGTCTGTACGACATGGTTCTCATCAAGGATAACCATGTCGCTGCAGTTGGCTCGCTGGCCGAGGCCCTGCGTCGGACACAAAGGTCCCAGTTTCCTGTCGAAGTTGAAGTCAAGACACTTGCCCAGCTCCGCGAAGCACTTCAGGCCGGTGCAAGACTTGTCATGCTCGACAACATGAACCTGGCTCAGATGCGCCGGGCCGTGGAGCTTGCTCGCGGCCGAGCGAAGCTTGAAGCATCTGGTGGCATGACACTGAAGCGGGTACGGCGGGTAGCCCGTACCGGTGTTGATTACATCTCAGTTGGTGCGCTTACCCACTCTGCGCCGGCACTCGACCTCTCGCTCGAACTAACGGTCTGA
- the groL gene encoding chaperonin GroEL (60 kDa chaperone family; promotes refolding of misfolded polypeptides especially under stressful conditions; forms two stacked rings of heptamers to form a barrel-shaped 14mer; ends can be capped by GroES; misfolded proteins enter the barrel where they are refolded when GroES binds) — MPAKDLKFEDEARRAILRGVEKLAHAVKVTLGPKGHNVVIDKKWGAPTVTKDGVTVAKEVELEDKFENMGAQMIKEVASKTSDVAGDGTTTATILAEAIYREGLKNVTAGANSMALKRGIDKAVDAAVAELKKMSKKTTGRDEIMQVAAISANNDKEIGKLIADAMEKVGKEGVITVEEAKAMETTLEVVEGMQFDRGYQSPYFALEPGTTTPQNQKMEAILEDALVLLYEKKITSMRDLLPVLEKVAQKGRPILVVAEEVEGEALAGLVVNHIKGTLRCCAVKAPGYGDRRRAMLEDIAVLTGGKLISEDLGIKLENVQISDMGVAKRVVVDKENTTIVEGAGKKADITARIEQIRRQIEETKSDYDREKLQERLAKLAGGVAVINVGAATEVEMKQKKALVEDALHATRAAVEEGVVPGGGVALVRCLPALEKMKLEGDEQIGANIVKRALEEPIRTLAENAGVDGSIVFEKVKGEKANVGFNCETMEYEDMFASGVIDPTKVTRVALQNAASVAGLMLTTECAITEVPEKEKTPPTPGGGYGGDY; from the coding sequence ATGCCGGCAAAAGACCTGAAGTTTGAAGACGAAGCAAGACGCGCGATTCTGCGCGGAGTAGAAAAGCTTGCCCACGCTGTCAAGGTCACGCTCGGACCAAAGGGCCACAACGTAGTGATTGATAAGAAGTGGGGAGCCCCGACCGTGACAAAGGACGGCGTAACGGTAGCTAAGGAGGTGGAGCTCGAGGACAAGTTCGAGAACATGGGCGCCCAGATGATAAAGGAGGTGGCGTCCAAGACCTCGGATGTTGCCGGAGACGGTACCACGACCGCTACCATCCTCGCCGAAGCAATTTACCGCGAGGGGCTGAAGAACGTTACCGCTGGCGCCAACTCGATGGCTCTGAAACGAGGCATTGACAAGGCGGTTGATGCTGCGGTCGCCGAGCTCAAGAAGATGTCAAAGAAGACAACCGGCCGCGATGAGATAATGCAGGTGGCGGCCATTTCCGCGAACAACGACAAGGAAATCGGCAAGCTTATTGCTGACGCGATGGAGAAGGTCGGCAAGGAGGGCGTCATCACGGTCGAAGAGGCAAAGGCGATGGAGACGACGCTTGAGGTCGTCGAGGGGATGCAGTTCGACCGCGGATACCAGTCGCCCTACTTCGCCCTTGAGCCGGGCACGACCACACCTCAGAACCAGAAGATGGAGGCCATCCTTGAGGATGCGCTTGTCCTGCTCTACGAGAAGAAGATAACATCGATGCGTGACCTTCTGCCTGTGCTGGAGAAGGTCGCCCAAAAAGGCAGGCCGATTCTCGTCGTTGCCGAGGAGGTCGAGGGTGAAGCTCTTGCCGGCCTGGTTGTCAACCACATCAAGGGTACGCTGCGTTGCTGCGCAGTGAAGGCGCCCGGATACGGTGACCGCAGACGGGCGATGCTTGAGGATATCGCGGTCCTGACCGGCGGCAAGCTCATCTCCGAAGATTTGGGAATCAAGCTTGAAAATGTCCAGATTTCGGATATGGGCGTAGCCAAGCGGGTCGTCGTTGATAAGGAGAACACGACGATTGTCGAGGGCGCGGGCAAGAAGGCCGATATCACCGCAAGAATCGAGCAGATTCGCCGCCAGATTGAGGAAACCAAGTCTGACTACGACCGCGAGAAGCTTCAGGAAAGACTTGCCAAGCTCGCCGGTGGCGTTGCGGTCATCAATGTTGGCGCGGCGACCGAGGTCGAAATGAAGCAGAAGAAGGCCCTGGTTGAGGACGCGCTGCACGCCACCCGCGCCGCCGTCGAAGAGGGCGTGGTGCCGGGCGGTGGAGTGGCTCTGGTGCGGTGTCTGCCGGCCCTTGAGAAGATGAAGCTCGAGGGCGATGAGCAGATTGGTGCCAATATCGTCAAGCGGGCACTCGAGGAACCGATTCGGACCCTGGCTGAGAATGCCGGTGTGGATGGCTCGATCGTGTTCGAGAAGGTCAAGGGCGAGAAAGCGAACGTGGGCTTCAACTGCGAGACGATGGAGTACGAAGACATGTTCGCCTCCGGCGTCATTGACCCGACCAAGGTGACGCGCGTCGCACTGCAGAACGCCGCGTCAGTTGCGGGCCTGATGCTCACGACCGAGTGCGCCATTACCGAAGTCCCGGAGAAGGAGAAGACTCCTCCGACCCCAGGTGGCGGTTACGGCGGAGACTACTAA
- a CDS encoding FmdB family zinc ribbon protein: MPTYEYECRKCGHRFEVFQRIVDPPVRKCPKCKRNGSVEQIILGGSGLIFKGSGFYITDYARKSGPDSKGSEPGGKTDKPGSAESEKKSGGSTEPK, encoded by the coding sequence ATGCCGACCTACGAGTACGAGTGCAGAAAGTGCGGGCACCGGTTCGAGGTGTTCCAGCGCATCGTGGACCCACCAGTCCGGAAATGTCCGAAGTGCAAGCGAAATGGCTCAGTCGAACAGATAATCTTGGGCGGCAGTGGTCTGATATTCAAAGGTTCCGGGTTCTACATCACTGACTACGCTCGTAAGTCCGGTCCTGATTCCAAGGGTTCGGAGCCAGGGGGCAAGACAGATAAGCCCGGTTCGGCCGAGTCTGAGAAGAAGTCCGGCGGGTCCACAGAGCCCAAATAG
- a CDS encoding ATP-binding protein, with protein sequence MDASEFDSLITSRQFLNELQEGIWVANADGNVVWANQALAAFCGYASPEELAGKSWRELLPPTEVVRFGKLKPEEDVWTLRDSAILRRGNRTTPASIVVTRKLAAGRTWYVGTVLPALAIAPAVPTADAASREAMDSAIDGICIIENGRITYANRRFEELTGYSSAQLGRMSLDRLVAPASRNALVQIMTEPGKMLAPVHHEVWVVNRSGRQLDCELRIVPISVGGSTALLCFLRDISQLRRAERAQSDFIATVSHELRTPLATTKEAISLLFETAGSALDQRPRRYLEIAREEMDRLNRMVTNLIESSRMDVGKVTLRVEPVALAEVLDQSLASLSLLLTKRGLRVDKDIPAKLPLVLADRDRLLQVFNNLLDNAIKYSPQGGVVKVMARVVEPETVASSENGLLPDTKYVQVDVSDSGPGIPAEFLDRIFGRFERVDPHGPGIGLGLSIVRSIIQMHHGKVWAKSSFGEGATFSFLLPAKEDHG encoded by the coding sequence ATGGACGCTTCAGAATTTGATTCACTCATCACCAGCCGCCAGTTCCTGAACGAGCTTCAGGAAGGCATCTGGGTCGCGAATGCAGACGGGAACGTGGTCTGGGCGAACCAGGCCTTAGCTGCGTTCTGTGGTTATGCTAGTCCCGAAGAACTTGCTGGGAAGTCCTGGCGTGAACTGCTACCACCGACCGAGGTGGTTCGGTTCGGTAAGCTGAAACCGGAAGAAGACGTTTGGACGCTGCGGGACTCCGCAATCTTGCGCCGCGGCAATCGAACCACTCCGGCAAGTATTGTTGTTACCCGCAAGCTTGCTGCCGGACGCACCTGGTACGTTGGTACAGTGTTGCCCGCTCTTGCAATCGCCCCTGCGGTACCAACGGCAGATGCTGCCAGCCGGGAGGCGATGGACAGTGCAATAGACGGCATCTGCATCATTGAGAACGGCCGCATCACTTATGCAAATCGTCGCTTTGAGGAGTTGACTGGATATAGCTCAGCCCAGCTCGGACGGATGAGCCTGGACCGCTTGGTAGCACCAGCCAGCCGGAATGCGCTTGTTCAGATAATGACCGAACCGGGCAAGATGTTAGCGCCGGTGCATCACGAGGTTTGGGTCGTAAACCGTTCTGGTCGCCAGTTGGACTGTGAGCTTCGGATTGTACCCATCAGCGTCGGAGGGTCGACCGCACTGTTATGCTTTCTGCGCGACATATCCCAGTTGCGGCGGGCCGAGCGGGCGCAGAGCGATTTCATCGCGACGGTATCTCACGAGCTGCGCACTCCCCTAGCCACAACCAAGGAGGCAATCAGTCTTCTTTTCGAGACAGCGGGCAGTGCACTTGACCAGCGCCCCAGGCGCTATCTTGAAATTGCCCGCGAGGAGATGGACCGACTGAACCGGATGGTGACGAACTTGATTGAGTCCTCACGGATGGATGTGGGCAAGGTGACTTTGCGAGTCGAGCCGGTTGCGCTTGCCGAGGTGTTGGACCAGTCGCTGGCAAGCCTGTCCTTGCTGCTGACGAAGCGCGGTCTGCGGGTTGATAAGGATATTCCGGCAAAGTTGCCTTTGGTGCTGGCCGACCGCGACCGGCTGTTGCAGGTATTCAACAACCTCCTGGATAACGCCATCAAGTACTCGCCCCAGGGCGGCGTAGTCAAGGTAATGGCCCGGGTAGTTGAGCCAGAGACGGTGGCATCATCCGAAAATGGACTACTCCCCGATACGAAGTACGTCCAGGTTGACGTGTCGGATTCAGGACCTGGTATTCCGGCCGAGTTCCTGGACCGAATATTCGGCCGGTTCGAGCGTGTGGACCCGCACGGCCCAGGCATCGGACTGGGACTGAGCATTGTGCGGTCAATAATTCAGATGCACCATGGCAAGGTTTGGGCCAAGTCAAGCTTCGGCGAGGGCGCCACATTCAGTTTCCTCTTGCCGGCAAAGGAGGACCATGGCTGA
- the groES gene encoding co-chaperone GroES, whose protein sequence is MKVKPLQDRILVERVEEEVKKGGIIIPDTAKEKPQKGKVIAVGPGRIDDNGKRIPMDVQKGDYILFGKYSGNEIRIDDKEYLIMREEDVLAIVEKEK, encoded by the coding sequence ATGAAGGTAAAACCACTGCAGGACAGAATTCTGGTTGAGCGAGTCGAAGAGGAAGTGAAGAAGGGCGGTATCATCATTCCCGACACGGCAAAGGAGAAGCCGCAGAAGGGTAAGGTGATTGCCGTCGGTCCGGGCCGGATTGATGACAACGGCAAACGGATACCGATGGACGTCCAGAAGGGCGACTACATCCTCTTCGGCAAGTACTCAGGTAACGAAATCCGAATTGACGACAAAGAGTACCTGATCATGCGCGAGGAAGATGTCCTCGCAATAGTTGAGAAGGAAAAGTAG
- a CDS encoding response regulator: MADKKRILVVEDEPNMRELVQARLENAGYEVETAADGYAGLAKYRALKPDLVILDLMLPKLDGYTICRMIKSDMTYQAPVILFSARSAPDDARRGLELGADAFVGKPFEQTLLLAKVQELLGSNPEAPQQVQAQPVAGSPTTEPGLAQAPATGQKEPTVQAQTPIPEPTQVQTPVPAQGQAPSQPQTQATQQSQSIEREQVRSPQAPAAEPQTPPLEPRVLTPESRPPTPEPEPTKPAEAAKSEPESRFLTEEEQAARVRPPASEEKQPAAEPEKPAKEPKKKVGFFQRLFRKL, translated from the coding sequence ATGGCTGATAAGAAGCGCATCCTTGTTGTCGAGGACGAACCCAACATGCGCGAGCTGGTCCAGGCTCGGCTCGAAAATGCTGGGTACGAGGTGGAGACTGCGGCCGATGGATACGCGGGTCTGGCAAAATATCGCGCCCTGAAGCCCGACCTTGTCATCCTCGACCTGATGCTGCCCAAGTTGGACGGCTACACCATCTGCCGGATGATAAAGTCGGACATGACCTACCAAGCACCGGTAATTCTGTTCTCGGCCCGGTCTGCACCAGACGACGCACGCCGGGGGCTTGAACTTGGTGCAGACGCATTTGTCGGCAAGCCGTTCGAACAGACCCTGCTCCTGGCCAAAGTTCAGGAATTGCTCGGGTCGAATCCTGAGGCACCCCAGCAGGTTCAGGCTCAACCGGTGGCTGGTAGTCCAACCACGGAACCGGGATTGGCACAAGCTCCGGCAACTGGTCAGAAGGAGCCGACCGTTCAGGCACAGACACCGATACCTGAGCCGACTCAGGTTCAGACCCCAGTGCCCGCACAAGGGCAAGCTCCTAGTCAGCCGCAGACTCAAGCAACGCAGCAGTCCCAGTCAATAGAACGAGAGCAGGTTCGGTCACCTCAAGCCCCTGCCGCAGAACCTCAGACCCCGCCTCTTGAACCCCGGGTTCTGACCCCTGAATCCAGACCCCCGACCCCTGAACCTGAGCCAACGAAACCCGCTGAGGCTGCGAAATCTGAGCCTGAATCCAGGTTCCTTACTGAGGAAGAACAGGCTGCTCGGGTAAGACCGCCTGCGTCTGAGGAAAAACAACCTGCGGCCGAACCTGAAAAACCGGCGAAGGAACCAAAAAAGAAGGTCGGGTTCTTCCAGCGCCTGTTCCGCAAGCTCTGA